The following proteins come from a genomic window of Corallococcus sp. NCRR:
- the murB gene encoding UDP-N-acetylmuramate dehydrogenase has product MQPGEVTPLAARVARLPGLDVKPGEPLAPLISVRVGGPAEALVRPRSPDALVDLLRLARDEGIPVTVLGGGANTLVGDGGVPGLTVKLPPDLFPEGLDVGPDDGRVTLGTGAAIARLVNVMRAQGLVGAEFLAGIPGTLGGAVTMNAGTKNGECFRVVEAIEVATADGVGWLTKAQVPHTYRHATLPAGGIVTRVRFHLPKGDVVASKAAMDADLGYRKRTQPLSQPNFGSVFTNPPGDHAGRLIELVGLKGHTLGRAQVSTLHANWIVNLGGAAARDVRGLITLMQERVKEASGVVMHREVKFVGVFLP; this is encoded by the coding sequence CGCCGCTCATCAGCGTGCGCGTGGGCGGACCGGCGGAGGCGCTGGTGCGCCCGCGCTCACCGGACGCGCTGGTGGACTTGCTGCGCCTGGCCCGCGACGAGGGCATCCCCGTGACGGTGCTGGGCGGCGGGGCCAACACGCTGGTGGGCGACGGCGGCGTGCCGGGGCTCACCGTGAAGCTGCCCCCGGATTTGTTCCCGGAAGGCCTGGACGTGGGCCCGGACGACGGCCGGGTGACGCTGGGCACGGGCGCGGCCATTGCGCGGCTGGTCAACGTGATGCGCGCGCAGGGCCTGGTGGGCGCGGAGTTCCTCGCGGGCATCCCCGGCACCCTGGGCGGCGCGGTCACCATGAACGCCGGCACCAAGAACGGCGAATGCTTCCGCGTGGTGGAGGCGATTGAGGTCGCCACCGCGGACGGAGTGGGGTGGCTGACGAAAGCGCAGGTGCCTCACACCTACCGTCACGCCACGCTGCCCGCCGGAGGTATCGTCACCCGCGTGCGCTTCCATCTTCCCAAGGGCGATGTCGTGGCCAGCAAGGCGGCCATGGACGCGGACCTGGGCTACCGCAAGCGCACGCAGCCCTTGAGTCAGCCCAACTTCGGCAGCGTGTTCACCAACCCGCCGGGCGACCACGCCGGGCGGCTCATTGAACTCGTGGGCCTGAAGGGGCACACCCTGGGGCGCGCGCAGGTGTCCACCCTGCACGCGAACTGGATCGTCAACCTGGGCGGCGCGGCCGCTCGCGACGTGCGGGGCCTCATCACCCTGATGCAAGAGCGGGTGAAGGAAGCCTCCGGCGTCGTCATGCACCGCGAAGTCAAATTCGTCGGAGTCTTCCTGCCATGA